The following are from one region of the Corylus avellana chromosome ca1, CavTom2PMs-1.0 genome:
- the LOC132168623 gene encoding F-box protein At4g19940-like encodes MSSSLMKSTTLPWDMLFEIFSRTSLKTLGRCRLASKDLNLISYYISFMQAFHQRTKTISGFFIQASYIRNIKCQFVSITNSPTYDSTVCLKFLPGLVKIQAITKQGILLCVNEDNPRRHRILNIISANLAPKNVRFSKPKSICTNYKSKSYNTLQCELFSSETWTWKRLTNVLLPWDEDLSWEPAVSVCGALHWLMTNNEIFAFDDTESWKILYLPSPLCQKHYYRKIKIMDYSGHLAFLYMEKSFMELWVMEDYDKNIWIKRQNISIKTIQEVEHYTSPLIFDSSDVVIMKSFDNIILYNFKSYRYNVCKTGIDFKRTDENFLFRSDLKLIHLKNFWKKQQLCRVIGCSEVNGFWQLLQALGIMHLFGSYSLTRYRFSHYLKSSSSSTDNARSPHHEGA; translated from the exons ATGTCGTCGTCTCTAATGAAATCCACTACTCTACCTTGGGATAtgttatttgaaatatttagtCGAACATCTTTAAAGACTCTTGGAAGATGCAGATTAGCATCAAAAGATTTGAACTTGATTAGTTACTACATAAGTTTCATGCAAGCATTTcatcaaagaacaaaaacaatatCTGGGTTTTTCATACAAGCTTCATACATTCGAAATATCAAGTGCCAGTTTGTCTCTATTACGAATTCTCCAACTTATGATTCTACAGTATGCCTAAAATTTTTGCCTGGTCTTGTCAAAATACAAGCAATTACCAAACAAGGCATCTTATTATGTGTCAATGAAGACAACCCAAGAAGACATCGAATACTGAATATTATATCTGCAAACCTTGCACCAAAGAATG TCCGGTTTTCTAAACCCAAGTCTATATGCACAAATTACAAGTCCAAATCATACAATACTCTTCAATGTGAATTATTTTCTTCGGAAACATGGACTTGGAAACGATTGACAAATGTTTTGTTACCATGGGATGAAGACTTAAGTTGGGAACCTGCTGTTTCTGTATGTGGTGCACTTCATTGGCTAATGACTAACAATGAGATCTTTGCATTTGATGATACAGAGAGCTGGAAAATATTATATCTCCCTTCTCCTCTGTGCCAAAAACATTACTACAGAAAGATTAAGATCATGGACTACAGTGGCCACCTTGCGTTTCTTTACATGGAAAAGAGTTTTATGGAACTTTGGGTAATGGAAGATTATGACAAAAACATATGgattaaaagacaaaatataAGCATTAAAACCATTCAAGAAGTAGAACACTACACTTCTCCCTTGATTTTTGACAGTTCTGATGTTGTAATCATGAAGAGTTTTGACAACATAATTTTATACAACTTTAAAAGTTATAGATACAATGTATGCAAGACGGGGATTGACTTCAAACGTACAGATGAAAATTTTCTCTTCCGATCTGACTTAAAACTGATTcatttgaagaatttttggaaGAAGCAACAGTTATGCAGAGTCATCGGTTGTTCG GAAGTCAATGGTTTCTGGCAATTGTTGCAAGCGTTGGGGATCATGCACCTGTTCGGGAGCTACTCCCTTACCCGGTATCGCTTCTCGCATTACTTGAAATCATCGTCCTCTTCCACGGATAACGCTAGGAGTCCTCACCATGAAGGGGCGTAA